The proteins below are encoded in one region of Clostridium pasteurianum DSM 525 = ATCC 6013:
- a CDS encoding DUF2625 family protein, which translates to MKSIYELIDKSQETWNILQEWKRESTNKVEFLPANKNNAEKVLYDLQVTAKSILGAISYYTGGILVANGWVRILGSGADNFNRDISIWNKLKLDGALLVADDVIGGFFAINGGYFEGEVGNIFYLAPDTLEWEDLELKFSDFVYWTFTGDISKFYEIFRWAEWEKETSKVTGDMGILNYPFLWAESEEIEKRSRKVVPIEELWGITNENKKRLGL; encoded by the coding sequence ATGAAATCAATATATGAATTAATAGATAAATCTCAAGAAACCTGGAATATTTTACAAGAGTGGAAAAGAGAATCTACTAATAAAGTTGAATTTTTGCCAGCAAATAAAAATAATGCTGAAAAAGTATTATATGATTTACAAGTAACAGCTAAATCTATATTGGGAGCTATATCGTACTATACAGGTGGTATATTGGTGGCAAATGGATGGGTTAGAATATTGGGAAGTGGTGCAGATAATTTTAATAGGGATATTTCCATATGGAATAAGTTAAAATTAGATGGAGCATTATTAGTAGCAGATGATGTAATTGGAGGTTTTTTTGCAATAAATGGAGGATATTTTGAAGGTGAAGTAGGTAATATATTCTATCTTGCCCCAGATACATTGGAGTGGGAAGACTTGGAATTGAAGTTTTCAGATTTTGTTTATTGGACTTTTACAGGAGATATAAGTAAATTTTACGAAATATTTCGATGGGCAGAATGGGAAAAAGAAACTAGTAAAGTGACAGGTGATATGGGGATATTAAATTATCCTTTCTTGTGGGCAGAAAGTGAAGAAATAGAGAAGCGATCAAGAAAAGTTGTACCAATCGAGGAGTTATGGGGAATAACAAATGAAAATAAAAAAAGACTAGGATTATAA